Part of the Roseomonas sp. OT10 genome, GGCCGCGGGCCCTCGGCCAGGGCCGCACCGGGCATGTCGCATTCCTGCAACGGCCCCGCGTGACCTGCGTGCGGCGCCGTGCTAGCGGCGCATCCATGCTCAAGCGCCTGCTGCGGCATCCCGCGACGCTCGCGCTCGGGGCGCGGCTGATCGGCCTGTACCTCGGCTTCTGCTATGCCACCACGCGCTGGACCGTGCTGGGGGCGGAGCGGATCGCGCCGACCGTGGAGCGGGGCGGGCCGCTCGTCGTCTCCTTCTGGCACGAGCGCCTGCCGCTGATGCCCGTCCTGTGGCGCAAGGCGCGGGTGATCTTCCCGGTGCTGTGCCCGAAGCGCGTACACGTCCTGGTCTCCCGCCACCGCGACGGCCGCTTCATCGGCGCCGTCATGCGGCAGTTCGAGCTGGAGATGGTGCACGGTTCCACCTCGCGCGGCGGCGCCGCGGCGGCGATGGCCATGCTGCGCAGCCTGCAGGACGGGCAGATCGCGGCGATCACCCCGGACGGGCCGCGTGGCCCGGCGCGGGAAGCGGCGCCGGGCGTGGCGCAGCTCGCCGCGGTCAGCGGCGTGCCGGTGGTCCCCTGCGCCGCGGCGACCACGCGGATGCGGCTGCTGCCCTCCTGGGACCGCATGCGCCTGCCCCTGCCCTTCGGGCGCGGCGCGGTGGTGGTGCGGCCGGTGATCCAGGTGCCGCGGGAGGGGGCGGAGCTGTTGCTGCCGCTGATCGCGTCGGAGATGGATGCAGCCTGCGTCGAGGCCGACGACTGGGCCGGGCGACCGGCCGCCGAGCGCGTGCCCGCCGCGCGGACCCGGGCGGAGCGACCTTGAGGCATCCCGCCCCGCGCCACGGGCCGGCGCCATGAATCCGGTGGGGCGCCTCTGGTCGGGCGTGGCGCGGGTGACGGCGCCGCTCTGGCGGCTGCACCTGCGCCGGCGCGTGGCCAAGGGGAAGGAGATCGCGGCCCGGCTGCACGAGCGGCGCGGCGAGGGCGCCGCCCGCCCGCCCGGCCCGCTGCTCTGGCTGCACGCCGCCAGCGTGGGGGAGAGCCTGTCGCTGCTGCCCCTGCTCGAGGCGCTGGATGCCCGCAGGCCCGACCTGCACTTCCTCGTCACCACGGGCACGGTGACCTCGGCCGAGCTGCTGCTGCGCCGGCTGCCCGACTCGCTGCGGCCGCGGGTGACCCACCGCTTCGCCCCGCTCGACGTGCCGGCCTGGACGGCGCGCTTCCTGGACGGCTGGCGGCCGGATGCCGGTGTCTTCGTGGAGAGCGAGCTGTGGCCGAACCTGCTGGCCGCGGCGCGGCGGCGCGGAGTGCCGATGGCGCTGCTGAACGCCCGGCTCTCCGCCCGCTCCGCCCGGGCCTGGCGCTGGGCGCCCGGGCTGGCGCGGCGGACGCTGTCCACCTTCCATGCCGTGCTGGCCCAGACGGAGGAGGATGCGGCGCGGCTGCGGGAGCTGGGCGCGCCGGCGGCCGAGGGCGCGGGAAACCTGAAATACGCCGCGGCCCCCCTGCCC contains:
- a CDS encoding lysophospholipid acyltransferase family protein, which encodes MLKRLLRHPATLALGARLIGLYLGFCYATTRWTVLGAERIAPTVERGGPLVVSFWHERLPLMPVLWRKARVIFPVLCPKRVHVLVSRHRDGRFIGAVMRQFELEMVHGSTSRGGAAAAMAMLRSLQDGQIAAITPDGPRGPAREAAPGVAQLAAVSGVPVVPCAAATTRMRLLPSWDRMRLPLPFGRGAVVVRPVIQVPREGAELLLPLIASEMDAACVEADDWAGRPAAERVPAARTRAERP
- a CDS encoding 3-deoxy-D-manno-octulosonic acid transferase; translation: MNPVGRLWSGVARVTAPLWRLHLRRRVAKGKEIAARLHERRGEGAARPPGPLLWLHAASVGESLSLLPLLEALDARRPDLHFLVTTGTVTSAELLLRRLPDSLRPRVTHRFAPLDVPAWTARFLDGWRPDAGVFVESELWPNLLAAARRRGVPMALLNARLSARSARAWRWAPGLARRTLSTFHAVLAQTEEDAARLRELGAPAAEGAGNLKYAAAPLPCDTAELARLRRLLAGRPVLLGASTHPGEEALLALVQAELAGRLPGLLTILVPRHPERGAALARELPGAVRRSEGRDPGPATGLWIADTLGELGLFYRLAGAAVIGKSLLPPGGGQNPLEPARLGCPVILGPHMQNFAAIADRLAGAGGAVRLPDAAALADAAAAVLTDPQHASRLRHAAGRIAAEAAGLADRMAAVVMELLPPR